TGTTATCCCGGGAATGACTACTAAAAAATCATTCAAACTAACATCTATGAAAAAAATCAGATTATCCCTTTTCCTTGCATTACTGATGCAAATTCCCTGTATGTTATCGGCTCAGACTGCTGACACCAGCGTTTCCGCCAATCTTACATCCACTGGCTGGTACAGGATCGCCGTCAATGGGCCGATGGTATCAAATGGTACAGGTGGCAACCGCGCGGCAGCAAGGTTTATTCTGCGGGACCAAACCAGTAGTTGGCACCAGACCATAGAATTTATGGCCTCTGTGCACTATGGAAATATTCCCAGCATCGTTGTCATGAATAATAGCTACTTTTCCCCAACACCCGCCTTCAGCAGGATAAGGATCGTAGAGGGAAATACCTATGACGGCGCTGCACTTGAAGTATATGTTTCCTCCCCAACCTCTACGGCAGCCGCATTTCTCAAAGACAACATACAGGCAAGCGGGTGGACCATTGTGCCGTGGATAAAAGTAACCGGCTCAACAGGGGATCAGGATGGCATACCCGCAGGCTTTGTTGCAAGAGTCATAAATACCACCAGCCTCACCACCGGCTTCACCACTTCAAATGGCAGCGTGCATCAGTTCAATAACGGGAAGATCAATATCAATAACCCGGAACTAGATATCGGTACACTAAATATTGCTACCAATGGAAGTTATGAGCTGGCTTTCTCCGGCAGCAACTCGGCGAATATCTACTCAACAGGTGATATGTACCTGCTAACCGCAGCAGGCAAAAGTTTACACCTGGGCTCTAATGCCATCAACAGCAGAGTTTTGCTGGACGCAAACGGCAACCTCGGCATCGGCACCACAGACACCAAAGGATATAAACTGGCCGTAAACGGCAACGCCATCTTCACAAAAGTAAAGGTCAAACCATTTGCAGGATGGCCGGATTATGTATTTGAGGAGAACTATCCCCTGCCCAGCCTGCAGGAACTCGCCGGTTTTATACAATCGAACAAACATCTGCCCGGAATCCCGTCTGCTGCTGACATAGCGAATAACGGACAGGATATAGGCGAACTGAATATGCAACTATTGAAAAAAATAGAAGAACTGACGCTTTACCTCCTGGATCACAACAAAAAAATTGATCTGCTGCAGCAAAAAGTGGAATCCCTGGAAAAGGAAAATCAGTCTCTAAGATCATGCTTTGAACAATAAACGCGAAGCGGCAACAGGATGATGTATACCGCCCCTGCTTTCAACACAGGAGACGGTATACTGATCAAGCTATCACACTACCTACACCCAAAGCATTCTGCACCACACCGCACAACAGGTTCCCAACCAGAATACCTTAGTATTATATCCGATAAGGATACAGGTATCCGTATTACTGCCGGGCAAGGGAATAAGGCGCCGGGAAACGGAACTCCCAAGTACCCATTTATCAATGTTCCTTTCTCCTCGTACGTTGTTGTACCATCCATGAAACCGGTATTCATAATCACAATTGGTAGCATTGGGATCATTGTCCATCCGGTATTCTCCATAGTATCCCTGTCCTCCAACAGAGGAAATCACCGGCGCGTACGTTGGCCAGCCGGGGTTTGAGCAGGGAGCGGCGATGGTTACCTCACGCGCTTCGCTACCACCTGCAGGAGCCGCACTCTCTCCCAGGATAGCATAATCCCTGCCATTTAAAATTTCATTTGCCATGGTATTCATTTCTGCATCGCTGACCTTGTTCACCGGCTGCCCATGCCTTTCGAGCGACAGCCTGTTCAATGCGATCCTGAAATTGCCTACCGCAACTGCCTGTTGCCGCAGCAGGGTTTCTGATTCGGGAATGTCTTTCAGTTCCCGTTCCGTTTTCAACAACAGAAATTCTTCCAGTTCTGCTGAAGACAGCGCCTTGTAAGATTCGGTAACAATCCTTGCACCTTCATCGGTTGCCTGCTCATACATTTTACTCCAAAGCTCCGCTCCTTTTAATGAAGCTGTTTCTACTACCTGAGCGGAAAGAGGTGCCCTATCGTTCTTTTTGCAGGAACTGGCACCAAAGACAAGGGCCAATGCAATAAGCATAATGTAACCGGGAAAAAAACGGGTAACGCAATCGCTGGGAAGATGTGTTTTTCTTTTCATCGGAAAAGTTTTAAATGATTAAACAATATGTATGAAATGTAGGCCTACGCAAATGGGTTGTGTTTGCCTCCCTTTTCTATGGCACACAGATAGCCATGCGCAGATGTATGATGCGCAGCAAGGGATTGCGGGTAAAGCAATATAATCGGGCCAGTCTACCGCTGCGGGTTACCTTTTCGAAGGGATATCAGCGGCTGTTTTGTCTTTGTTCAGCTAATTAACAGGGTTCTTTCCGATGATTCTTTATAGTTAGGTCATATAAACAAATGATTGATGAATACCGGCTATGTTTTACCAGAACCGCCAGTAGATATAACACCAGGCTAACACATACAGCACCAGCCAGAATTTGACCTGCTTCCACCAGGGGCGTTTCCTGCCATCGTCTCCCACACCTTTCAGCCATGACGCTTTCCAGAGGAAAGGGGCCGTTTGCTCCGGCGAAGGCGCGGGCGTAAACAGGGATACCAGGGCGATCAGCAGCATGGTCAGCGCCTGTGCAATGGCGCCTGTGTACAGCCAATGCAGTTCAATACCGGCGGCATAAAGCGCTGCAGCAAGACCGGCCTGAATGGCAACTCCACCGGCAAGACCGGCAATAGCGCCGTAATAACTTGTTCTCTTCCAGAACAGGCCCATCAGCAACACGGAGATGAATGGTGTAGCCATATAGGTCACGCCCGTCTGGAAATATCTGAATAACCCAACGTTGGCCACCAAAGGCGCTATGGCTGTAGCAATCAGCAGGGCGGCACCACCGGATACCTGCCCGGTGATGATCAGTTCCCTGTCTCCCGCATCTTTTCTCAGAAAACGTTTGTACACGTCCAGCGAAAAGATGGTGGCTACCGAATTGGCCAGCGCGCTGACGGTGGACATCACGGCGGCAAAAAAGCCGGCGAGGATCACACCTTTCAGGCCCGAAGGCGCAAAGAGCTGCAATGCCAGCGGAAACGCGCGGTCCTGATCATCCGGCAACAGCGAAGGGCCTTCCTTCATCACATCCAGCCAGTGATAGACGATCAGGCCGATCAAACAGGTCACCAGCGGACGTACGAGGTTGATGAAACCGGAGAAGATGACGCCCATCATGCCGTCCCATGTGCTTCTTGCGGAGAGGATACGCTGTATCATCACCTGGTTGGAAGACTGGTAGAACAGGAACACACCGAAAGAGGCCAGTACCAGTCCGGCAAAAGGCGCCTCTGTGTCAGACGGCGGACGGTAAAGGTGAAAGCGTTCCGGTGATGCGGATACCATGGCATCCCATCCGCCCGGAATATTGTTCAGCGCCACGAAATAGAAGATCACACCACCTCCGATCAGCATCACGCATTGAATGGCATCCGTCCACATCACGGAACTTAACCCGCCCAGCAGCGTATAACTGGCTGTTATCAGCACGATCCCCGCTACCACATAACCGGCGGGCCAGCCGGTCAGCTCACTGATGGTAAGGCTGCCGCCGTAGATCACCGGCGGGAGGAATACGAATACATACCCGATGAGGATCACCAGGCTGTAAATGTTCCCGCAGGCAGGGCCGAACCTTTTGTTCAGCAGATCAGGCACCGTCATGATCTTGTTGCGCAGGTACAAGGGAATGAAGAACACCATCATCAGCAGATAAGTAGGCAGCGCCCACCATTCCCAGTTGGCAATAGCCAGCCCCCCTTTATACGTGGCCCCGATGGTGCCTACGATCTGTTCGCTGGATACACTGGTAGCCACAAAGGCTGCACCGATGAGATACCAGGGCATATTACCGGAGGCCAGGAAATAACCTTCCGCCGTTCGCTTTACCCGCTTTGCCGCCACCAGGCCAATGATCACGATCAATAAAGTTTCCGCTATGACGATCAGTACATCGAGAAGCGAAAGCTGAAATTTTTCCATTGATTTATTTTTACTGCGGATATTCCGATCATGGGAACAACCGCCATTGTTGTACATGCAAAGCGCCCGAACCCGGCGCTATCAAATGCTTTCCGCCAAGCGTCTCCAGTTCCATAAAACCGGCGCAGACAAAAACTTCCACGTTACATCCGTTATCGGTACAATCACCAGCCGCAACTTTATCCGGACTTTGAATGACCAGCGTCCCCTGCGGCTGTATCGCCGCCAGCCTGGGAAAGGCTTCATACCATCCGGTTTTCCCGCTGAAATCTCCCGGTTGCACCGTCATCTGTCCCCCAACCACCTGCCAATTCAAGAGATCGGTTCCCGGCCAGCAGTGAATGTTCTGCGCTGTGCAACCGGCCATCATCTTTGCCGCACGCGGCACACAGGTGATCGCCCATAATGCGCCTTCCCATGCAGCATCTCCTTCGTTTTCCAGTATATGCTGAATATCGAATCCCTCTTCTCCGGCGGCCGCAGCGATCAACAGGGACAAGCGAAGACCGTTTGGCCTTTGCGGCGCCCTGATCAACAATTTATCCTGCGCAATTTCCACAGCACAGGGAGCATTGTCAGGATAATAACTTTCATCATTCTCCGGCGCTGTACTGAAACGGTGCCCACCGTATATACGCCAGTCCCCCACCCCGAAATCCGTTTTATCCTCATGCAGCAGATTATCTCCGTTCCTGTAGCGGAGCGACAATATTCTCGGGCCTGCGGAAATACCCGCGATCAACTCGCAATTACCGGCGCTGTATTTCACGGCTTCCCAGCTCCCCCATTTTGTCCGGTTGATGATCATGGCAATATCCTGCTGGTCAGTCCGCGCTGAAATGCATCCATGCGGGTAAACCCTTCCGCGTAGCGGCATCCGGCAGCAAGGCCACGGAACCTCGCCTGTACTTCTATCATATCGGAGAGGTTTGTTGCCGCGAGTTCCTGCATGGCGTTGAACTGGCTTTTATGACAGGCGAGCATCTGCTGCTTGATATCGAACACATCGGTGATATCCACATACTCGGTGGGCATAAAACCGATCCCGCCAAGATTGTCCATGAAATAGACCTGTGATGTGGCGAAACGGCAGGCCGGCAGCTTTTGCCCGGGAATAAACGGCAAGCCTTTCTGAAAATAGGCATCAAAGACCAGCTGCCCCACATACCGGTGATCAGGATGATAATCGTTCGGGGAATGGGTGAAGAT
This genomic stretch from Chitinophaga sp. XS-30 harbors:
- a CDS encoding SLC5 family protein, whose translation is MEKFQLSLLDVLIVIAETLLIVIIGLVAAKRVKRTAEGYFLASGNMPWYLIGAAFVATSVSSEQIVGTIGATYKGGLAIANWEWWALPTYLLMMVFFIPLYLRNKIMTVPDLLNKRFGPACGNIYSLVILIGYVFVFLPPVIYGGSLTISELTGWPAGYVVAGIVLITASYTLLGGLSSVMWTDAIQCVMLIGGGVIFYFVALNNIPGGWDAMVSASPERFHLYRPPSDTEAPFAGLVLASFGVFLFYQSSNQVMIQRILSARSTWDGMMGVIFSGFINLVRPLVTCLIGLIVYHWLDVMKEGPSLLPDDQDRAFPLALQLFAPSGLKGVILAGFFAAVMSTVSALANSVATIFSLDVYKRFLRKDAGDRELIITGQVSGGAALLIATAIAPLVANVGLFRYFQTGVTYMATPFISVLLMGLFWKRTSYYGAIAGLAGGVAIQAGLAAALYAAGIELHWLYTGAIAQALTMLLIALVSLFTPAPSPEQTAPFLWKASWLKGVGDDGRKRPWWKQVKFWLVLYVLAWCYIYWRFW
- a CDS encoding PIG-L deacetylase family protein → MMNILCIAAHPDDIEILCAGTLARYARAGHRVTMAIFTSGNMGDALIAPDELGRIREAESRASAAIIGAELIWSAVMDEHVFPDKEQRHIMIDILREADPDVIFTHSPNDYHPDHRYVGQLVFDAYFQKGLPFIPGQKLPACRFATSQVYFMDNLGGIGFMPTEYVDITDVFDIKQQMLACHKSQFNAMQELAATNLSDMIEVQARFRGLAAGCRYAEGFTRMDAFQRGLTSRILP